The Polyangiaceae bacterium genome includes a region encoding these proteins:
- a CDS encoding heparinase II/III family protein: MLRRSWRMLALLLALLPTPSCKRCAADRATAPDPAELKGPPVALAAPKLSAASGTKGPGRIVLDAAALERLRQAAKSKSAAWVRVEARCDEAVREKLRSGYQGFEWADAVANLSLCWHASQDDRHGEAAVRYVRTLLDDRYEVGDGKGGEGVVRHDSGYGIRTFGTYTALGSDWLRGAPGMDAALRARIVERLSQWLDWYARDGYLNDHPFANYYWGYLSALSFAGLALAGEASVADKWLEKARSELADKVLPRFRDQLSGGGYPEGWQYGEYTSVEIALVALAFRTGAGIDVPAAMPWLADVVPHHVHALLPDERSVYDGGTWGEHPAAPSALALSAVSLALQGTNDTRAAEARWLVDHVLPPLTREQAWLGLLASRPDAPARDPRQGLPTSHHLPGQGLSFARSDWSKSAVWASFQAGPFLSPDHQDKDQGHFELWRGSDALLVDGGDSEGAATINHNTLLIDDGGRAMNYPPNQGVWGRAVKTSRFFDDGRVVLAVGEIGDAYLPKCVTEGCKKRSVERLTRSFVYVRPALLVIDDRLELERPSIGAAWAAHVTRSPSIAGELISATVGESRVDIRMLEPEVAERVALKEPTASKDGPHEKSSPWGPMWRIEVRSEKLERERGFLAFITADRKDAAPPPARRVRGDKLRGALGQSAGERVAVLFAEAGSASADLGAPADLVVIAGLEPGRRYRIAEERKAGCALSLRLSEDPSGRAAGAGGFVRLETAPCKE; this comes from the coding sequence ATGCTCCGGCGCTCCTGGCGCATGCTGGCGCTTCTTCTGGCGCTGCTCCCGACCCCTTCGTGCAAGCGCTGCGCGGCGGACCGTGCGACGGCGCCGGATCCCGCCGAGCTGAAGGGGCCGCCGGTGGCGCTGGCCGCGCCGAAGCTCTCGGCAGCCAGCGGTACCAAAGGCCCCGGGCGCATCGTGCTCGACGCTGCGGCGCTCGAGCGCCTGCGCCAGGCGGCGAAGAGCAAGAGCGCGGCTTGGGTTCGAGTCGAGGCGCGCTGCGACGAGGCCGTGCGCGAGAAGCTGCGCTCCGGCTACCAGGGGTTCGAGTGGGCCGACGCGGTGGCGAACCTGTCCTTGTGCTGGCACGCGAGCCAGGACGATCGCCACGGCGAGGCGGCGGTGCGCTACGTCCGCACGCTGCTCGACGATCGCTACGAGGTCGGGGATGGCAAGGGTGGCGAAGGCGTGGTGCGACACGACTCGGGCTACGGGATCCGGACCTTCGGCACCTACACGGCGCTCGGCTCCGACTGGCTGCGCGGCGCGCCGGGCATGGACGCCGCGCTGCGCGCGCGCATCGTCGAGCGGCTCTCGCAGTGGCTCGACTGGTACGCGCGCGACGGGTACCTGAACGACCACCCCTTCGCGAACTACTACTGGGGCTACTTGTCGGCCCTCTCCTTCGCGGGGCTCGCGCTGGCGGGCGAGGCGAGCGTCGCCGACAAGTGGCTGGAGAAGGCCCGCTCGGAGCTGGCGGACAAGGTGCTGCCGCGCTTCCGCGACCAGCTGTCGGGCGGCGGGTATCCGGAGGGCTGGCAATACGGCGAGTACACCAGCGTCGAGATCGCGCTGGTGGCTCTGGCGTTCCGCACCGGCGCAGGTATCGACGTGCCTGCCGCGATGCCGTGGCTCGCGGACGTCGTGCCACATCACGTGCACGCGCTCCTGCCCGACGAGCGCTCGGTCTACGACGGCGGGACCTGGGGCGAGCACCCAGCGGCTCCTTCTGCGCTCGCGCTCTCGGCGGTGAGCCTCGCGCTCCAGGGTACGAACGACACACGGGCCGCCGAAGCCCGCTGGCTGGTCGACCACGTCCTGCCACCGCTCACGCGCGAGCAAGCCTGGCTGGGCCTGCTCGCGAGCCGCCCGGACGCACCAGCACGCGACCCGCGCCAAGGCCTTCCGACCAGCCATCACCTGCCCGGACAAGGACTCAGCTTCGCGCGCAGCGACTGGTCGAAGTCCGCGGTCTGGGCGTCGTTCCAGGCCGGGCCGTTCCTCTCGCCGGACCACCAGGACAAGGACCAGGGGCACTTCGAGCTCTGGCGCGGCAGCGACGCGCTGCTCGTGGACGGCGGCGATTCCGAAGGCGCCGCCACCATCAACCACAACACCCTGCTGATCGACGACGGCGGTCGGGCCATGAACTACCCGCCGAACCAGGGGGTGTGGGGCCGAGCGGTGAAGACCAGCCGCTTCTTCGACGACGGACGGGTGGTGCTCGCCGTGGGAGAGATCGGCGACGCTTACCTACCCAAGTGCGTCACGGAGGGCTGCAAGAAGCGCTCGGTGGAGCGCCTGACGCGCTCCTTCGTCTACGTGCGTCCCGCGCTACTGGTCATCGACGATCGCCTGGAGCTCGAGCGGCCGAGCATCGGTGCCGCCTGGGCCGCCCACGTCACGCGGAGCCCGAGCATCGCCGGCGAGCTGATCAGCGCGACGGTCGGTGAGTCGCGGGTGGACATCCGCATGCTGGAGCCGGAGGTGGCCGAGCGCGTGGCGCTGAAAGAGCCCACGGCCAGCAAGGACGGCCCTCACGAGAAGAGCTCGCCTTGGGGGCCGATGTGGCGCATCGAGGTCCGGAGCGAGAAGCTCGAGCGCGAGCGCGGCTTTTTGGCGTTCATCACCGCGGATCGCAAGGACGCCGCGCCGCCTCCGGCGCGCCGGGTGCGCGGCGACAAGCTGCGGGGCGCGCTCGGGCAGAGCGCCGGGGAGCGCGTCGCGGTGCTCTTCGCCGAGGCCGGATCGGCATCGGCGGATCTCGGTGCACCTGCCGATCTGGTGGTGATCGCCGGGCTCGAACCGGGGCGGCGCTATCGGATCGCGGAGGAGCGCAAGGCGGGCTGCGCGCTCTCGCTCAGGCTGTCCGAGGACCCGTCCGGTAGGGCGGCGGGAGCCGGGGGCTTCGTGCGGCTCGAGACCGCTCCGTGCAAGGAGTGA